The region CAAGATTCAATATTATGAGCTTTACATAATTGTACAACATCATCAATATCAGCTAGTTTCATCCTATTTTCAGAGTGATTAATTAAACTACCAGAAATACCTGCTTCAACTAAAGTTTCAATTAAATTAGAACCAGTATGCCCCCCCGGAGTAATTGGATCAATATGTTGTGCAAAAATAGGTAAAGAAGTTTTCTCTTTAATCCTATAAATATCTGCTACTTGTGGTGATGCAACCATTGTTATGCCAGATTCTTCTGAAGCACTTTCTAATGCATAAGCTAATTCTAATGCTTTTTTCCCACTAGATTCCAAATAAGTTTTATAATTTAATATTACAATCGGCGTATTCATAAATAATTCCCCAAATTATTAATATAATTAATACTTTAATTTAGAATGATTTAAATTTAACCAAAAGAGTTTAAACAACATCACAATATACACAAAATACACATATTTTTAGATAAAATAAATATATGAACAAAGCAAACAAACTTTGTATAATTTCAATAATATTCATCAAGTATGACACTACTAAATAGGATGTCCACCATATGACATTCCGTCACCCCTATCTTCCCACACATGTTTTCCATTATACATTATTCCATTATCTCCTCTTTCACCGAACCTCTCAAATAATTCATCATCAGACATTTCAGGATATTTAGCTTTTAATTGTTCACATGACAAATGATCATCTTCATAATAATTACTTTGAGAAGAAGATTTTTGATTAGTATTTTTAAATCCATTATTTTCAACTTGAACTATTTTACTAATAACCGATACATTTTGAGTTATATTAGCACTTTTATATTCCCCATCTCCATCAAAAATACATACAACAGAATAATTTCCAACATCACTTATGTTAAAGCTAATTAAACCAGTTTCATTAGTAACATATTTAAGATTAGTTTTTGATCCATTTTCATTAGTTAAAGTTATATTAATTGTTTTATTAGCTATTCCAATACCCTTTTCATCACTTAGCTTAACAGTACAATTATCCACATCATATAAAGTTGCATTACTTGTAATTGTTAATGATGATTCTTCTTGTGAGTTTAGAAAAACAAAAGCAGAAACAACACCTGCTAAAATTACTACAACTACACAAACAAGAACCAATAGTTTATTATTCATAATCATAATATGATTAAATTGATATTAAATTTTTTGGAAAATAATCAATTACCTAAAAGCTTACTTTTGATTTTTAATACTTCCATATTATTTAATTTTAGACCCCACATCTTAATCAAAATATTAATTACTACAGTAAAACTAAATTAATTATAAAAGCATTTAAGGATTTTTAAAATTATGTCATTAAATAAAAAACAAGTAGAAAAATTAGAATACAGTGGATACAGATTTGTTGGTAAACATAATCATGCAGCTGCTAAAATATGTCATTGGACTAAACAAAGTATTTTAGATAAAGGAGTATGTTATAAAGAAAAGTTTTATGGTATTAAAAGTCATAGATGTCTTCAAATGGCTCCTGCAGTACCTAACTGTCAGCAAAAATGTGAATTTTGTTGGAGGGATTTATCATACACTCAAACACAATGGGAAGGAGAATATGATGATCCGAAAACCATAATTGATGAAGCTATTAAAGCTCAAAACAATTTACTTTGCGGATTTTTTGGAAATGATAAAGCAAATAAAGAAAAATTAGAAGAATCCAAAACTCCTACAAATGCTGCAATATCTTTAGCTGGAGAACCAATGTTATATCCAGAAATTGATGAATTAATAGCTGAATTTAATCGCCGTAATTTCACAACATTTATTGTTAGTAATGGTCAATGTGTTGATAAATTAAAAAACTTAGAAACTGAACCCTACCAACTATACCTTTCCTTAGATGCTCCAACAAAGAAAATATATAATGATGTTTGCCAACCCCAAATTAATGAAGGATGGGATAATTTAAACCAGTCTCTTGAAACATTATCAACTTTTAACTCTCGCACATGTATAAGAACAACATGCGTTAAAGGAAGAAATATGATTAATCCTGAAAAATATGGGGAATTAATCAAAAAAGCTAATCCAGATTTTGTAGAAATAAAAGCATATATGTGTGTTGGATCATCAAGAGACAGATTAACCCTTGATAATATGCCAACATTCGATGAAGTTAAAACTTTTGCCCAAAAAATAGGAGAAAAATGTGGTAAAAAAATAGTTAACGAATCTGAAATTAGTCGTGTTGTTCTGCTTCAATAGCTATTTTTTCTCCTAATTTAAATGCATTTTCCAAATCAATTGGAAATTGTGTTTTACGTGTTTTTAATTTTTCTTCTTTTGTGAATAACTCCATTTTATATTTGGAGTAATCAAATTGATATGTGTCATAAGAATAAAGATGAATTGGCTTTGTAAACATTTTTTCTAAAACCATTTCATTTTTATCAAATAATTCATGATAACCTAATTGTCTTGCAGTTTCTTCATCAAGATTCATAGTATAAATACAACCAATAGCCATTCTTTTTGGAGCTAAGCTAGTCATTTTTTCATCATAAACAAAAAATGGAAAGATAAAACGCTCTAAAAAGCACCTCATTACTCCACTTACATCACCAAAGTAAACTGGTGATCCAAG is a window of uncultured Methanobrevibacter sp. DNA encoding:
- the tpiA gene encoding triose-phosphate isomerase produces the protein MNTPIVILNYKTYLESSGKKALELAYALESASEESGITMVASPQVADIYRIKEKTSLPIFAQHIDPITPGGHTGSNLIETLVEAGISGSLINHSENRMKLADIDDVVQLCKAHNIESCVCTNNIATSKAIATFNPDAVAVEPPELIGTGIPVSQAQPEVVEDSVNEVKSINKDIKVLCGAGISTGDDMRAAMDLGADGVLLASGIVKAENPKNALLDLVSKL
- a CDS encoding type IV pilin; this encodes MNNKLLVLVCVVVVILAGVVSAFVFLNSQEESSLTITSNATLYDVDNCTVKLSDEKGIGIANKTINITLTNENGSKTNLKYVTNETGLISFNISDVGNYSVVCIFDGDGEYKSANITQNVSVISKIVQVENNGFKNTNQKSSSQSNYYEDDHLSCEQLKAKYPEMSDDELFERFGERGDNGIMYNGKHVWEDRGDGMSYGGHPI
- the twy1 gene encoding 4-demethylwyosine synthase TYW1 codes for the protein MSLNKKQVEKLEYSGYRFVGKHNHAAAKICHWTKQSILDKGVCYKEKFYGIKSHRCLQMAPAVPNCQQKCEFCWRDLSYTQTQWEGEYDDPKTIIDEAIKAQNNLLCGFFGNDKANKEKLEESKTPTNAAISLAGEPMLYPEIDELIAEFNRRNFTTFIVSNGQCVDKLKNLETEPYQLYLSLDAPTKKIYNDVCQPQINEGWDNLNQSLETLSTFNSRTCIRTTCVKGRNMINPEKYGELIKKANPDFVEIKAYMCVGSSRDRLTLDNMPTFDEVKTFAQKIGEKCGKKIVNESEISRVVLLQ
- a CDS encoding flavodoxin family protein, which encodes MKFFIINGSPRKDGNTAQLLEKSSEGIKSVCNDSEIESINLYDIPFNGCKSCFACKKINGRHYGKCVYNDDFKPILEKIVQSDGVILGSPVYFGDVSGVMRCFLERFIFPFFVYDEKMTSLAPKRMAIGCIYTMNLDEETARQLGYHELFDKNEMVLEKMFTKPIHLYSYDTYQFDYSKYKMELFTKEEKLKTRKTQFPIDLENAFKLGEKIAIEAEQHD